A genomic segment from Vicia villosa cultivar HV-30 ecotype Madison, WI unplaced genomic scaffold, Vvil1.0 ctg.000402F_1_1, whole genome shotgun sequence encodes:
- the LOC131627826 gene encoding protein BPS1, chloroplastic-like, whose translation MTSAMQALCESHNDIKTLMTNLELPVTHWDEKWIDVYLDISVKLLDICNAFSSELSRLNQGQLLLQCTLHHLGSSSPDQLFRACSSFDGWRQHMNSKNPRIEKCGSILDNLVESSDMPKVKKSAKGKVLMEAIYGVKALTVFVCSVFATAFSGSTKNLMDMDVADIYSWAPAFIGLQNLVNEEIRVRFSSGRFTVLNELEAIDLSVRELYPNIQGLVHTIEKESHAKTIEKLGRATENFSQGLDLLAKEVDGFFQVVLSGRDALLANLRSVTFGNDHILGGKSDAQVVN comes from the coding sequence ATGACTTCGGCTATGCAAGCACTTTGTGAAAGTCACAATGATATTAAAACCCTCATGACAAACCTTGAGCTTCCCGTGACTCATTGGGATGAGAAATGGATAGATGTGTACTTGGACATTAGTGTGAAGTTGCTGGATATATGCAATGCATTTAGCTCGGAGTTATCACGTCTAAACCAGGGCCAACTTTTACTTCAGTGCACATTGCACCATTTAGGCTCCTCCTCACCAGATCAGCTTTTCCGGGCATGCTCTTCATTTGATGGTTGGAGGCAGCATATGAATTCTAAAAATCCTAGAATCGAAAAATGTGGCAGCATTTTGGATAATCTGGTTGAGTCATCTGATATGCCAAAGGTTAAAAAGTCAGCAAAAGGTAAGGTTTTGATGGAAGCTATATATGGAGTAAAGGCGCTGACAGTATTTGTGTGCAGTGTGTTTGCTACTGCTTTTTCAGGCTCTACAAAGAACTTGATGGATATGGATGTGGCTGACATTTATTCCTGGGCTCCAGCTTTTATAGGTCTGCAAAATCTTGTTAATGAGGAGATTAGAGTTAGATTTTCAAGTGGGAGATTTACTGTATTGAATGAGCTGGAAGCAATTGATTTGTCTGTGAGGGAATTATACCCTAATATCCAAGGTCTTGTACATACAATTGAGAAAGAATCACATGCAAAAACCATTGAGAAGTTAGGCAGAGCAACGGAGAATTTCTCTCAAGGACTAGATCTTCTTGCAAAGGAGGTGGATGGCTTTTTTCAAGTGGTTTTGTCGGGCCGTGATGCCTTGCTAGCTAATCTGAGGTCGGTTACATTCGGCAATGACCATATCTTGGGAGGTAAAAGTGATGCACAAGTGGTCAACTGA